One stretch of Solenopsis invicta isolate M01_SB chromosome 16, UNIL_Sinv_3.0, whole genome shotgun sequence DNA includes these proteins:
- the LOC105203631 gene encoding glucose dehydrogenase [FAD, quinone], which produces MWSFTRVTNGDYNKSRYYRFYVMCVVHLITARHFAERAYSYTRNGYITKRQNGRCSQVVKAEGNGQYSLRQSHSQKMNVSGISEATCLSPFVGGLSLTDVCVSNSTTLFLSLVNMIAACNPKINGEQRITPIKRPRFVYDFIVVGGGAAGSVVASRLSENEKWNVLLVEAGPDETVGMQIPSNLQLFLNTDMDWKYKTTNESYACLKNNGSCSWPRGKNLGGCTAHHGMAYHRGHAKDYSRWVEMGNQGWSWEDVMPYFLKSENNREIGRVRAEDHATGGPMTVERFPWQPQFAWDIMTAAEETGLGVSEDLVGQNITGFTVAQTISKSGVRLSAARAYLWPYANRPNLDVALNAIVTKINTKKICSKVKTEGITFIMNGRQHHVRARKEVILTAGTINSPQLLLLSGIGPKSHLKSVGIHTVVDLPGVGENLHNHMSYGIDFTLKEKNTVELNMPTADLYLYNQTGPMSSTGLAQLTGILASNYTTADDPDIQIFFAGYQAVCNTGGRIEDLKTYDNKPTVRFTAVNLQARSRGRITLESKNPLQHPIIWSNDMSNPQDRSIIYQGIQHILKLSKANTMKKYHLHMIDETNSECKQYKKHKNYEYWDCQFRYNTRPENHQAGTCKMGPSSDPMSVVDPSLKVHGIEGLRVADASIMPKMVSGNPVAAINMIGERVADFIKKDYK; this is translated from the exons ATGTGGTCATTTACACGTGTGACAAACGGGGATTATAACAAGTCCCGTTATTATCGTTTTTATGTTATGTGCGTTGTGCACTTAATCACAGCTAGACATTTCGCGGAACGTGCATATTCATATACACGAAACGGGTATATAACGAAGCGACAAAACGGACGCTGCAGTCAGGTAGTAAAAGCCGAGGGCAACGGACAATACTCCTTACGTCAATCGCATTCACAGAAAATG AACGTGTCGGGGATATCGGAGGCAACATGCTTGTCGCCCTTCGTAGGCGGACTCTCATTGACCGATGTCTGCGTCAGCAATTCCACCACTTTGTTTCTGTCTCTGGTGAACATGATAGCTGCCTGTAATCCAAAAATTAATGGCGAGCAGCGAATCACGCCAATCAAGAGGCCGCGATTTGTTTACGACTTCATCGTCGTTGGAG GTGGTGCGGCTGGATCAGTCGTGGCTTCTAGATTGAGCGAAAATGAAAAGTGGAATGTACTGCTTGTAGAAGCTGGACCGGATGAAACAGTTGGCATGCAAATACCGAGCAACCTTCAACTCTTTCTCA ACACCGACATGGATTGGAAATATAAAACTACGAATGAATCGTACGCGTGCTTGAAAAATAATGGTAGCTGCAGTTGGCCAAGAGGTAAAAACCTCGGAGGCTGCACTGCCCATCATGGTATGGCGTATCATCGAGGCCACGCGAAAGATTATAGCAGATGGGTGGAAATGGGAAATCAGGGATGGTCGTGGGAAGAT gTAATGCCGTACTTCTTGAAATCAGAAAACAACAGAGAAATTGGAAGGGTCAGGGCAGAAGATCATGCCACTGGAGGTCCAATGACAGTCGAAAG aTTTCCCTGGCAGCCGCAATTTGCTTGGGACATAATGACGGCGGCGGAGGAGACAGGCTTAGGAGTCAGCGAGGACTTGGTGGGCCAGAATATCACGGGTTTCACCGTAGCGCAGACGATCAGCAAAAGTGGCGTTAGACTTAGCGCTGCCAGGGCTTATCTGTGGCCGTACGCGAATCGCCCGAATCTAGATGTGGCTCTAAATGCAATCGTGACAAAgatcaatacaaaaaaaatctgttcAAAGGTGAAAACCGAAGGAATCACTTTTATTATG AATGGCCGACAACACCATGTAAGAGCAAGGAAAGAGGTGATCCTTACAGCTGGCACCATAAATTCGCCTCAACTTCTGCTTCTATCGGGCATCGGGCCGAAGAGTCATCTGAAGTCCGTGGGAATTCACACGGTCGTCGATCTGCCGGGAGTCGGCGAAAATCTCCACAACCATATGTCGTATGGCATAGACTTCACTCTCAAAGAAAAGAACACAGTTGAACTAAATATGCCCACTGCCGACCTATATTTGTACAATCAAACCGGCCCGATGTCCTCCACGGGTTTGGCCCAGCTCACCGGGATTCTAGCGTCCAACTACACCACCGCGGACGATCCAGATATTCAAATCTTCTTCGCCGGCTATCAAGCCGTTTGCAACACTGGCGGCAGAATTGAGGATTTGAAAACGTACGATAACAAACCAACCGTCAGGTTTACCGCCGTAAATCTTCAAGCACGAAGCAGAG GTCGAATAACGCTTGAATCAAAAAATCCTCTACAACATCCGATAATCTGGAGCAACGATATGTCGAATCCGCAAGATCGATCGATTATTTATCAGGGTATTCAGCATATCTTAAAACTGTCAAAGGCAAACACGATGAAAAAGTACCATCTACACATGATAGACGAAACTAACTCGGAATGCAAACAGTATAAAAAACATAAGAATTACGAGTATTGGGATTGCCAGTTTCGATACAACACCAGACCTGAAAATCATCAAGCCGGCACTTGCAAAATGGGTCCCTCCTCAGACCCTATGTCTGTCGTTGATCCAAGTCTCAAAGTTCACGGCATAGAGGGCTTGAGAGTGGCTGATGCCTCCATTATGCCGAAG ATGGTTTCCGGTAATCCCGTTGCAGCTATTAATATGATCGGCGAAAGAGTCGCTGATTTCATCAAGAAAGAttacaaataa